One window from the genome of Leptospira ryugenii encodes:
- the nuoF gene encoding NADH-quinone oxidoreductase subunit NuoF: protein MGLRKLLTTHIDHPESHSLSHYQSVGGYVSLKKALTDLSAEQIINEVKTSGLRGRGGAGFPTGNKWSFIPKTDKPKYLICNGDEGEPGTFKDRLLIEKAPHMLIEGMIIAAKAIDSHQGYIYIRGEFMKGIAIVEKAVEEAYAQNLLGKNILGSGYDFNLAVYSGAGAYICGEESALINSLEGRRGHPRLKPPFPAVSGLYSCPTVVNNVETFCNVPHIIAMTGEEYKKIGTEKSPGTRLFAVSGHVKKRGIYEVEMGTPLKELIYDICGGIQNDKALKAVIPGGSSSPILNAEEVAIATMDYESIASLKSMLGSGAVIILSEEADLVETTFRLAEFYSHESCGQCTPCREGTHWVKDILHKIREGEGTEKDMDLLLSITRNMEGGTTICPLADACVMAVRPTMQKFKNEFQKRLKVSDKPSEEKQSVVHAG, encoded by the coding sequence ATGGGCTTACGAAAGCTATTAACTACGCATATAGACCATCCAGAGTCACACAGCCTTTCACACTACCAATCTGTTGGTGGGTATGTGTCCTTAAAAAAAGCACTCACAGACTTGAGCGCCGAACAAATCATAAACGAAGTTAAAACTTCCGGTTTACGGGGGAGAGGTGGAGCTGGTTTTCCAACAGGAAACAAATGGAGCTTTATTCCCAAAACGGACAAACCAAAATACCTCATTTGCAATGGGGATGAAGGTGAGCCCGGTACATTTAAAGACAGACTGCTCATTGAAAAAGCACCTCATATGCTCATAGAGGGCATGATCATTGCTGCGAAGGCGATTGATTCGCACCAGGGTTATATCTATATCCGTGGTGAGTTTATGAAGGGCATTGCGATTGTGGAAAAAGCTGTGGAAGAGGCTTATGCACAAAATCTTCTAGGCAAAAATATTTTAGGTTCTGGTTACGATTTTAACCTCGCAGTCTATTCAGGAGCAGGCGCCTACATATGTGGGGAAGAATCAGCACTCATCAATTCATTAGAAGGTAGGAGGGGTCATCCAAGATTAAAGCCTCCATTCCCAGCTGTATCTGGTCTTTATTCTTGTCCGACAGTAGTGAACAATGTAGAAACATTTTGCAATGTTCCCCACATCATCGCCATGACCGGTGAAGAATACAAAAAGATCGGCACAGAAAAATCTCCAGGGACCCGTTTATTTGCCGTTAGTGGGCATGTAAAGAAACGAGGGATCTATGAGGTGGAAATGGGAACTCCCCTCAAAGAACTTATCTATGACATTTGCGGCGGTATTCAAAACGACAAGGCGCTAAAGGCTGTGATACCAGGTGGCTCTTCCTCACCGATTTTGAACGCGGAAGAGGTCGCCATTGCTACCATGGATTACGAGTCGATTGCAAGCCTGAAATCTATGTTAGGTTCTGGCGCTGTGATCATTCTTTCGGAAGAAGCAGACCTTGTTGAGACTACCTTTCGATTGGCGGAATTTTACTCTCATGAATCTTGTGGCCAGTGTACCCCCTGCCGTGAAGGCACACATTGGGTAAAAGACATTCTCCACAAAATTCGGGAAGGGGAAGGGACAGAAAAGGATATGGATCTTCTATTATCCATTACCAGAAACATGGAAGGTGGTACGACCATTTGTCCTCTCGCGGATGCTTGTGTTATGGCGGTTCGTCCTACCATGCAAAAGTTCAAAAATGAATTCCAAAAACGACTGAAAGTTTCGGATAAACCTTCGGAAGAGAAACAGAGTGTCGTGCATGCAGGTTAA
- a CDS encoding NADH-quinone oxidoreductase subunit NuoE family protein, with protein sequence MSYQFSKESEVRFQKLVPQFPNKRSLILPCLFLLQKDQGFVDKDGMEYIANRIGAPVSLAHVHGVATFYTMYNKKPVGKYHIQICANISCYLAGSDVVTETACKKLGIRPGETKEDKSFTVEEVQCLGACGFGPVAQINESYYEHLDAEKIEQIIDQLAKQG encoded by the coding sequence ATGTCATATCAGTTTTCTAAAGAGTCTGAAGTTAGATTTCAAAAATTGGTCCCCCAATTTCCTAACAAACGTTCTTTGATACTACCTTGTCTTTTCCTATTGCAAAAAGACCAAGGATTCGTGGACAAAGATGGTATGGAATACATCGCCAATCGGATCGGTGCCCCAGTCTCTTTGGCTCATGTGCACGGTGTCGCTACTTTCTATACGATGTACAATAAAAAACCAGTAGGCAAATACCATATACAGATCTGTGCAAATATCTCTTGTTATTTGGCTGGATCCGATGTTGTTACAGAGACTGCCTGCAAAAAACTGGGGATCAGACCAGGCGAAACAAAAGAAGACAAATCCTTCACAGTCGAAGAAGTGCAATGCCTCGGTGCTTGTGGCTTTGGCCCAGTTGCACAAATCAACGAGTCATATTATGAACATTTGGATGCGGAAAAAATCGAACAAATCATAGACCAGTTGGCAAAGCAGGGATAG
- a CDS encoding NADH-quinone oxidoreductase subunit D, producing the protein MAMYEKTAEHFQEKFKELPEGHLLVNLGPSHPATHGILQNVIQIDGERVVEAESVIGYVHRCFEKLGERYDYNQFLVCTDRMNYVSTPLNNIGWILTVEKMMQIQVPERVTYVRMIISELSRIMDHIICNGIMGVDLGAFSGLLHLFHHRENIYQILEKLTGARLTTTFCRVGGMERDIYPEFVKEIKLVTEGLKPALKEFHELLIRNKIFNERTAGIGGISAEEAIAYGFSGPNLRAAGVAWDVRKDDPYMLYDKVNFDVPVGEDGSALHRTLVRMEEMQQSIRIIEQLIDGIPEGPYHADVPHTFLPPKDRVYHNMEELIYHFKIIMHGVKVPPGEYYHATEAANGELGFFVVSEGDKSPWRVHVRRPCFWYYQAFPKMVKGGLLADTIATMSSLNVIAGELDC; encoded by the coding sequence ATGGCGATGTATGAAAAAACAGCGGAACACTTTCAGGAAAAGTTCAAAGAACTTCCAGAGGGTCACCTCCTTGTCAATTTAGGACCATCTCACCCGGCAACACATGGCATCTTACAAAATGTCATCCAAATCGACGGAGAGAGGGTAGTAGAAGCAGAATCAGTCATTGGTTATGTGCATAGATGCTTTGAAAAGTTAGGTGAAAGATACGATTACAACCAATTCTTAGTTTGTACGGACAGAATGAACTATGTGTCCACACCACTGAACAATATTGGTTGGATCTTAACTGTGGAAAAGATGATGCAGATCCAAGTCCCTGAGCGAGTAACCTATGTTCGGATGATCATTTCTGAGCTTTCTAGAATTATGGACCATATCATTTGTAATGGTATTATGGGAGTCGATCTAGGAGCATTTTCTGGACTCTTACACCTATTCCATCACCGAGAAAATATCTACCAAATCCTTGAAAAGCTAACAGGCGCCCGCTTAACAACAACCTTTTGCCGGGTTGGGGGAATGGAACGCGATATTTACCCAGAATTTGTGAAAGAAATTAAACTCGTTACGGAGGGCCTCAAGCCCGCACTTAAGGAGTTCCATGAACTCCTGATTCGAAACAAGATATTCAACGAAAGGACAGCGGGCATTGGTGGGATATCTGCGGAGGAGGCAATTGCCTACGGCTTCTCTGGTCCAAACTTGAGAGCAGCAGGAGTTGCCTGGGATGTCAGAAAAGATGATCCTTATATGTTATATGATAAGGTAAACTTCGATGTACCTGTGGGAGAGGATGGATCTGCCCTCCACCGAACTTTAGTTCGTATGGAAGAAATGCAGCAATCCATTCGGATCATAGAACAATTGATAGACGGAATTCCTGAAGGACCTTACCATGCGGATGTCCCGCATACTTTCCTTCCACCCAAAGACCGAGTTTACCATAATATGGAAGAGTTGATCTATCATTTTAAAATCATCATGCACGGAGTTAAGGTGCCGCCAGGTGAGTACTACCATGCAACGGAAGCCGCAAATGGTGAATTAGGTTTTTTTGTCGTGAGTGAGGGGGATAAATCACCTTGGCGTGTCCATGTAAGGCGTCCTTGTTTTTGGTACTACCAGGCTTTTCCAAAGATGGTGAAAGGTGGACTTCTTGCTGATACGATCGCGACTATGAGTTCTTTGAATGTCATTGCTGGGGAGTTGGATTGTTAA
- a CDS encoding NADH-quinone oxidoreductase subunit C, with protein sequence MNEAILSFLQAEFSQFLIPNREIQTNLFFITLKKEGILPVCKALKEHPNFSFSFLNDLTSVDWLGKRSPRFEVLYLLKSPKSGHNRIQIRVPIEEGEEVPSIVSVYPGANWPEREVFDLMGITFSSHPRMERLIMPDNFVGHPLRKDYPLEGPGQDYLIQDLLSIHVNEDIEKD encoded by the coding sequence ATGAACGAAGCAATTCTATCTTTTCTACAAGCAGAGTTTTCACAGTTCCTAATTCCCAATCGGGAAATCCAAACCAACCTCTTTTTTATTACCCTTAAAAAAGAGGGAATCCTACCCGTTTGCAAGGCCTTGAAGGAACATCCAAACTTTTCTTTTTCCTTTTTGAATGACCTAACATCGGTGGATTGGTTAGGAAAGAGATCACCTCGTTTTGAAGTTTTGTATTTATTAAAATCACCAAAGTCTGGGCATAACCGCATCCAAATCCGTGTTCCCATAGAGGAAGGCGAAGAAGTTCCGAGCATTGTGAGTGTATACCCAGGGGCCAATTGGCCTGAGCGAGAAGTCTTTGACCTTATGGGGATCACCTTTTCTTCGCACCCACGTATGGAAAGACTCATTATGCCTGACAACTTTGTCGGACACCCCTTACGAAAGGACTATCCATTGGAAGGACCTGGTCAGGATTATCTGATTCAGGATTTACTTAGCATCCACGTAAATGAAGACATCGAAAAAGATTAG
- a CDS encoding NADH-quinone oxidoreductase subunit B — MGLTDLLSKPGEMFGDMFQVAKLENVVQWGQSFSLWPYPFATACCGIEYMSTACADYDIARFGAERPSFSPRQADMILVLGTITYKMAPVLRQIYDQLAEPKFVISVGACASSGGMFHTYGVLQGVDRILPVDVYVPGCPPRPEAILDALVKLQKKVQSEGLEARRQEIMKKIQEINERNKPLIVA; from the coding sequence ATGGGATTGACGGACCTTCTGTCCAAACCTGGTGAAATGTTTGGTGACATGTTCCAAGTCGCCAAACTCGAAAATGTTGTCCAATGGGGGCAAAGTTTTTCTCTCTGGCCTTATCCTTTTGCAACTGCCTGTTGCGGAATCGAGTATATGTCAACTGCCTGCGCAGACTATGATATCGCGCGCTTTGGAGCAGAACGACCCTCCTTTTCTCCGAGACAAGCAGATATGATCCTTGTGTTGGGCACAATCACTTACAAAATGGCTCCCGTATTACGCCAGATATATGACCAATTAGCGGAGCCTAAGTTTGTGATCTCGGTTGGTGCTTGTGCTTCCTCTGGTGGGATGTTCCACACCTATGGGGTTTTGCAAGGGGTAGACCGCATCCTTCCTGTGGATGTCTATGTTCCTGGTTGTCCTCCTAGGCCAGAAGCGATTTTGGATGCCCTAGTGAAATTGCAGAAAAAAGTCCAATCAGAAGGTTTGGAAGCCCGGCGCCAAGAAATCATGAAAAAGATCCAAGAGATCAATGAACGAAACAAACCTCTGATTGTTGCATGA
- a CDS encoding replication-associated recombination protein A, whose product MDSLFPEPSKQVPLAHSLRPKLWKDYVGQTKVTEQIQKIKKPTSVLLYGPPGSGKTTLAHLLADEWKLPKRFLSAVTSGVKDLRDVMEEGKSLGTIALFLDEIHRFSASQQDALLPSIEEGSLILIAATTENPSFRINRALLSRLQVFRLEELSHSENEQILSRALQVLGAQVILSDSARRELLSVAKGDARKLLGLLESLMHSHTEGDTIEASDVEAILNVQVLAYDRNKEQHYDVISAFIKSMRGSDPDAAILYLAIMLEGGEDPLFIARRLLVFASEDVGNASVHALPLAMATWQAVERLGMPEARIPLAQCVTFLASAPKSNSSYMAINQALDFVRRKDFSYRIPNHLRNAPTATHRKEGAAKDYQYPHNHPGHFVLESYFPSDFADKNPQFYDPKPQGMEKNLRDQLRKLWGEKRYPDP is encoded by the coding sequence ATGGACTCTCTCTTCCCAGAACCATCCAAACAAGTTCCTTTAGCACATAGTTTACGCCCGAAACTTTGGAAGGATTATGTGGGCCAAACAAAGGTCACGGAGCAAATCCAAAAAATAAAAAAGCCCACATCGGTATTGTTATATGGCCCACCAGGTTCTGGAAAAACCACCTTAGCACATTTGCTTGCAGATGAATGGAAATTGCCAAAGCGATTTTTATCTGCCGTCACTAGTGGAGTTAAGGACCTAAGAGACGTTATGGAAGAGGGAAAGTCTTTGGGGACTATTGCACTATTTTTGGATGAGATCCATAGGTTTTCCGCAAGCCAACAGGATGCTCTTTTGCCCTCAATCGAGGAAGGCAGTCTCATTCTCATTGCAGCAACGACGGAAAATCCTTCCTTTAGGATCAATCGAGCCTTGCTAAGCCGTTTGCAAGTCTTTCGATTGGAAGAGTTGAGCCACTCGGAGAATGAACAAATCCTATCACGCGCTTTGCAAGTATTAGGTGCTCAAGTAATACTTTCTGATTCTGCAAGGCGTGAGCTTCTCTCCGTCGCCAAGGGAGATGCAAGAAAATTATTGGGTTTACTCGAATCCCTTATGCACTCTCATACAGAAGGCGACACAATAGAGGCTTCTGATGTCGAAGCTATTTTGAATGTTCAAGTTCTCGCTTATGATAGAAATAAAGAACAGCACTACGATGTTATCTCAGCTTTTATCAAATCTATGCGTGGCTCTGATCCTGATGCTGCCATTTTGTATCTAGCCATCATGTTAGAAGGTGGTGAAGACCCACTTTTTATCGCAAGGCGGCTTCTTGTGTTTGCCAGTGAAGATGTGGGCAATGCCTCGGTTCATGCCTTGCCTTTGGCAATGGCAACTTGGCAGGCTGTGGAACGATTGGGTATGCCCGAGGCTAGGATTCCCTTGGCCCAATGTGTGACTTTTTTAGCAAGTGCTCCCAAATCAAACTCGAGTTATATGGCGATCAACCAAGCTTTGGACTTTGTGCGGAGGAAAGACTTTTCCTATCGCATCCCAAATCACCTCCGGAATGCTCCCACGGCTACTCATAGGAAGGAGGGCGCAGCCAAGGATTACCAATACCCACATAACCACCCAGGCCATTTCGTCTTGGAGTCTTATTTCCCCAGTGATTTCGCAGACAAAAACCCTCAGTTTTATGACCCAAAGCCACAAGGTATGGAAAAGAATCTCAGGGATCAATTGCGTAAGCTTTGGGGAGAGAAAAGATACCCTGACCCATAG
- a CDS encoding YqaA family protein — protein MHHKSDEDIQIKRLIIQSLVSILLVVGLVFALAFFFREPLVSYSANFVNQFGALGLFFGMLLSDSLPAFVPPDAFLVFAIGGNMSALETILSMSVGSILGGSLAYLIGKYLIPKFKFGRLFVLKFEDQLLPYMRKYGFWAVVIAALTPVPYSWMAYTVGTFRMTYLKFFLGSLFRFVRMSVYYFAIYFGWVTGT, from the coding sequence ATGCACCACAAATCCGACGAAGACATCCAAATCAAAAGATTGATCATCCAATCGTTAGTTTCCATTTTGTTGGTAGTTGGATTGGTGTTTGCCTTGGCATTTTTTTTTAGAGAGCCATTGGTTTCTTATTCTGCAAATTTTGTGAATCAATTCGGTGCATTGGGTTTATTCTTTGGTATGTTACTATCAGATAGTCTACCTGCTTTTGTACCCCCTGACGCTTTTTTGGTTTTTGCCATTGGTGGGAATATGTCCGCATTGGAGACCATTTTATCAATGTCTGTTGGAAGTATTCTTGGTGGAAGTCTTGCCTATTTGATCGGAAAGTATCTAATCCCGAAATTCAAATTTGGGCGACTCTTCGTACTTAAATTCGAAGATCAGTTACTTCCATATATGAGAAAGTATGGTTTCTGGGCTGTGGTCATTGCTGCACTCACTCCTGTTCCGTATTCTTGGATGGCCTACACCGTTGGCACCTTTCGTATGACCTACCTTAAGTTCTTTCTGGGTTCACTCTTTCGATTCGTACGTATGTCTGTGTATTATTTTGCCATATACTTTGGATGGGTTACAGGTACTTAA
- the pth gene encoding aminoacyl-tRNA hydrolase produces the protein MEHCLIVGLGNPGKQYRMTRHNIGFLFIDYLVETKSLVWKEQKTYDHCYMDDEGLRIHFLKPKEYMNLSGKAVANITQTYKIKAEHIIVLQDEVDISFGKIKNKIGGGTAGHNGLKDIIQRIGSQDFHRLRLGVDKPPKGTMDVADYVLQNFTKEEETALPAIWKEAESRIQEWIKLQKQIITEK, from the coding sequence ATGGAACACTGCCTGATCGTTGGTTTAGGAAATCCTGGCAAACAGTACAGAATGACCAGACACAATATCGGATTTTTGTTCATCGACTATTTGGTAGAAACAAAATCCTTGGTATGGAAGGAGCAAAAAACGTATGATCATTGTTATATGGACGATGAAGGTTTGCGGATCCACTTCTTAAAACCCAAAGAATATATGAATCTTTCCGGCAAGGCAGTAGCAAATATCACCCAAACTTACAAAATTAAAGCTGAACACATTATCGTATTACAGGATGAAGTTGATATATCCTTTGGCAAAATCAAAAACAAAATTGGTGGTGGAACAGCCGGCCATAATGGATTGAAGGATATTATCCAACGCATAGGTTCTCAAGATTTTCATCGATTGCGTCTGGGTGTAGACAAACCGCCCAAGGGGACTATGGATGTCGCAGACTACGTTCTACAAAATTTTACAAAAGAAGAAGAGACAGCTCTTCCTGCGATCTGGAAAGAAGCCGAATCTCGGATCCAAGAATGGATCAAATTACAAAAACAAATCATTACTGAAAAATAA
- the cimA gene encoding (R)-citramalate synthase CimA — protein MKNEGNQIQILDVTLRDGEQTNGVSFSWEQKLNITKFLLCDLLVDRVEIASARVSPGEFAAVKKIIAWAESVSLRKKIEILGFVDHDKTVDWMKETGVQVLNLLTKGSLNHLSNQLRKSPSEHFADIEKTIKHAKEANIEVNVYLEDWSNGYLHSKEYVYEYLKQVSQFPIGKFFLADTLGVLSPDEVSYAVKDLSDRFPNLWFEFHGHNDYDLAVANCLAAVNAGVRGLHVAVNGLGERAGNSPLEAVVTALHDKTKFKTKVLEKEITNASRLVEVFSGKRIGDNRPIVGEDVFTQTAGVHADGDKKGNLYANPILPERFGRSRVYALGKLAGKASITENLKQLGMVLSPEIEKKVLERVIELGDQNKTVTKEDLPYIIADVSGENLDASFQITSCQVTSGIGVKPKASLKVNFHNQEYQAEGEGDGGYDAFMNALGKILKDLGIQIPPLYDYEVRIPPGGNTNALVETVITWKRETDVQPIRTIGIDSDQQVAAIKATEKLLHILLG, from the coding sequence ATGAAGAATGAAGGTAACCAAATCCAGATACTTGATGTCACTCTCCGTGACGGAGAGCAAACCAATGGTGTATCATTTTCCTGGGAACAAAAACTAAATATCACCAAATTTTTGCTATGTGATCTGTTGGTTGATCGAGTTGAAATTGCTAGTGCACGAGTTTCCCCAGGAGAGTTTGCAGCTGTAAAAAAAATCATCGCCTGGGCCGAGAGTGTTTCACTCCGCAAAAAAATTGAGATTCTTGGTTTTGTTGACCACGACAAAACCGTCGACTGGATGAAAGAGACAGGCGTTCAGGTTCTCAACCTTCTCACCAAAGGCTCCTTAAACCACCTAAGCAACCAATTGCGAAAGAGTCCTTCGGAACATTTTGCTGACATTGAAAAGACGATCAAACATGCCAAAGAGGCAAACATTGAAGTCAATGTCTATTTAGAAGATTGGTCGAATGGGTATTTACATTCAAAAGAGTATGTGTATGAGTATTTGAAACAAGTTTCACAGTTTCCCATCGGTAAGTTCTTTTTGGCCGATACCTTAGGGGTACTCTCCCCAGATGAAGTGAGTTATGCGGTCAAAGATCTATCGGATCGATTCCCTAATCTTTGGTTTGAGTTCCATGGACACAATGACTATGACTTGGCAGTGGCCAATTGTTTAGCTGCTGTAAACGCAGGTGTTCGAGGCCTACATGTGGCAGTCAATGGATTGGGTGAGAGAGCAGGCAACTCTCCCTTGGAAGCAGTGGTCACCGCCCTACATGACAAAACAAAGTTCAAAACAAAAGTCCTAGAAAAGGAAATCACAAACGCCTCTCGTCTGGTGGAAGTTTTTTCAGGCAAAAGGATCGGCGACAACCGCCCGATTGTTGGAGAGGATGTGTTTACGCAAACGGCTGGTGTGCATGCCGATGGAGATAAAAAAGGAAATCTCTACGCAAACCCTATCCTTCCTGAGCGATTCGGAAGAAGTCGTGTCTATGCATTGGGCAAATTAGCAGGCAAAGCAAGTATCACAGAAAATTTAAAGCAACTCGGAATGGTTCTTTCCCCGGAAATTGAAAAGAAGGTCTTAGAAAGGGTGATTGAGTTAGGTGACCAAAACAAAACTGTCACAAAGGAAGACCTTCCCTATATCATCGCAGATGTTAGCGGAGAAAACTTAGACGCCTCCTTTCAAATCACTTCTTGCCAAGTGACGAGTGGCATTGGAGTAAAACCGAAAGCAAGTTTGAAAGTCAATTTCCATAACCAAGAATACCAAGCAGAAGGGGAAGGTGACGGCGGATACGATGCATTTATGAATGCACTTGGTAAGATTTTAAAAGACCTAGGAATACAAATCCCTCCACTGTATGACTATGAGGTGAGGATACCTCCTGGCGGAAACACAAATGCATTGGTAGAAACGGTGATCACTTGGAAACGGGAGACGGATGTACAGCCGATCCGTACCATCGGCATCGATTCTGACCAACAAGTAGCAGCCATAAAAGCTACTGAGAAGTTACTCCACATCCTTCTGGGCTGA
- a CDS encoding Smr/MutS family protein, with protein sequence MRVIRIRQMRYEEARIKLEREVHEAFMDGESYIEILHGIGEGILRRMAIDYVESCDFLKLVERDPLIRTNPGSTLVEVLAPSREYINRLKK encoded by the coding sequence ATGCGGGTCATACGAATTCGGCAAATGCGCTACGAGGAAGCTCGTATCAAATTGGAAAGAGAAGTCCATGAAGCCTTTATGGATGGGGAATCCTATATCGAAATCTTACATGGCATTGGAGAGGGAATTTTACGTAGAATGGCGATTGACTACGTAGAGTCCTGCGATTTCCTGAAATTAGTAGAGAGGGATCCGCTCATCCGAACGAATCCTGGATCCACTTTGGTGGAGGTTTTGGCACCCTCTCGAGAATATATCAATCGATTGAAAAAATGA